A section of the Marinitoga hydrogenitolerans DSM 16785 genome encodes:
- a CDS encoding DUF2089 domain-containing protein, whose protein sequence is MYKAPTICPVCYGKMNIEVLRCSNCNSKLEGNFEMNEFASLSNENVEFLRLYLLNRGNLSKVSEILKVSYPTVLNKFNKLLQDLGYSSNDEIQNKTEEEIISSEKKKILDDLEKGLLKPKEAVEKLKSLRG, encoded by the coding sequence ATGTATAAAGCACCAACTATTTGTCCGGTGTGTTATGGAAAAATGAATATAGAAGTTTTAAGATGTTCAAATTGTAATTCTAAATTAGAAGGTAATTTTGAAATGAATGAATTTGCATCTTTAAGTAATGAAAACGTTGAATTTTTAAGGCTTTATTTGTTAAATCGTGGTAATCTTTCTAAAGTATCTGAAATTTTAAAAGTCTCTTATCCGACAGTATTAAATAAATTCAATAAATTATTGCAAGATTTGGGATATTCATCTAATGATGAAATACAAAATAAAACCGAAGAAGAAATAATATCTTCAGAAAAAAAGAAAATACTAGATGATCTTGAAAAAGGTTTATTAAAACCTAAAGAAGCTGTTGAAAAATTAAAATCATTAAGGGGGTAA
- a CDS encoding metal ABC transporter solute-binding protein, Zn/Mn family, which yields MRKFCVFLFLLLMINIFSLNVVTSIKPLELIVKEISPNASITNIFDSFNDLKTSNTALNDYKNIDLVIMINNELKLEKNLNSVILSEGVLYYPFLDNPYLWTDPLYSVVIAYKIEKKLEIIDPENSLYYRDNLLNFTQKLINLSEEFSKSIKDKNIKIIDMNNLLTHFYERYNINYKLYSDDILVTNKEILVSERQYNNITFSGLKNKKINVDILASNYNNILDFYKSIIDNLIQ from the coding sequence ATGAGAAAATTTTGTGTATTTCTTTTTTTATTGCTTATGATTAATATTTTTTCTTTAAATGTTGTAACTTCAATAAAACCCTTAGAACTTATTGTTAAAGAAATTTCACCAAATGCTAGTATAACTAATATTTTTGATTCTTTTAACGATTTAAAAACCTCAAATACTGCACTTAACGATTATAAAAATATAGATTTAGTTATAATGATCAATAATGAATTAAAATTAGAAAAAAATCTCAATTCTGTTATCCTATCTGAAGGAGTTTTATATTATCCCTTTTTAGATAATCCCTATTTATGGACAGACCCACTGTATTCGGTAGTTATAGCATATAAAATAGAAAAAAAATTAGAAATTATTGATCCTGAAAATTCTTTATATTATAGAGACAATTTGTTGAATTTTACTCAGAAATTAATTAACTTGTCTGAAGAATTCTCAAAATCCATTAAAGATAAGAATATAAAAATAATTGATATGAATAATTTGCTCACTCATTTTTATGAACGATACAATATTAATTATAAATTATACAGTGATGATATTTTAGTTACTAATAAAGAAATACTAGTTTCAGAAAGACAATATAATAATATTACTTTTTCGGGTTTAAAAAATAAAAAAATCAACGTAGATATTTTGGCGAGTAATTATAACAACATTTTAGATTTTTATAAATCTATTATTGATAATTTGATTCAATGA
- a CDS encoding BaiN/RdsA family NAD(P)/FAD-dependent oxidoreductase: MNIEFDVIIIGAGPSGLFCGSNIKNKKILILEKNNSPGKKLLISGGGKCNFSNTDDLKELITHYGNKKNFIKKALYHFSNKELLEKIDFEYIIQENKVFPKSMRSKTVLNWLMKKCEENRVDIIYNSKVINVKKIDSKFVVETENKTYYSDYLIVSTGGKSYPSLGTTGDGYKIAKKFGHNIIQPKPALTPIFIKDYYFSDLSGFSTEVILRIKKEKFFGKLLFTHKGFSGPVILNSSRLISNGNEITISFVKFETEDNFREDFIKTINNNKNKEIFFVLKRYNLSKRFIAIMFKTLKLNKKTKCGNISKNDRNKIINFLYNHKFVVDRIGDFNIAMVTSGGVDTTEINSKTFESKLIKNLYFIGEVLDVDGDTGGYNIQWAFSSAKSAADNISYK; this comes from the coding sequence ATGAATATAGAATTTGATGTAATAATAATAGGTGCTGGCCCTAGTGGATTATTTTGTGGCTCAAATATTAAGAATAAAAAAATTTTAATTTTAGAAAAAAATAATAGTCCAGGAAAAAAATTATTAATTTCCGGTGGTGGAAAATGTAATTTTTCTAATACTGATGATCTCAAAGAATTAATAACACATTATGGTAATAAAAAAAATTTTATAAAAAAAGCTTTGTACCACTTTTCTAATAAAGAGTTATTAGAAAAAATAGATTTTGAATATATTATTCAGGAAAATAAAGTTTTCCCAAAAAGTATGCGTTCAAAAACTGTATTAAATTGGTTAATGAAAAAATGCGAAGAAAATAGAGTTGATATAATTTATAATTCAAAGGTTATAAATGTAAAAAAGATTGATTCTAAGTTTGTTGTGGAAACAGAAAATAAAACTTATTATTCTGATTATTTGATAGTTTCAACTGGAGGTAAATCATATCCCTCATTAGGAACAACTGGAGATGGTTATAAAATTGCAAAAAAATTCGGTCATAATATAATACAACCAAAACCAGCTTTAACACCTATTTTCATAAAAGATTATTATTTTTCTGATTTATCTGGTTTTTCAACTGAAGTTATTTTAAGAATAAAAAAAGAAAAATTTTTTGGAAAATTACTTTTTACTCATAAAGGATTTTCAGGCCCTGTGATTTTAAATAGTTCGAGACTTATATCCAATGGTAATGAAATAACAATTTCATTCGTAAAATTCGAAACGGAAGATAATTTTAGAGAAGATTTTATAAAAACTATTAATAATAATAAAAACAAAGAGATTTTTTTTGTTCTAAAACGATATAATCTATCCAAAAGATTTATTGCAATTATGTTCAAAACGCTCAAATTAAATAAAAAAACAAAATGTGGTAATATTTCAAAAAATGACAGAAATAAAATAATAAATTTTTTATATAATCATAAATTTGTTGTTGATAGAATTGGAGATTTTAATATTGCAATGGTTACATCAGGTGGCGTGGATACAACTGAAATAAATTCTAAAACTTTTGAATCAAAATTAATTAAAAATTTGTATTTTATAGGTGAAGTATTAGATGTGGATGGGGACACTGGAGGATATAATATACAATGGGCATTTTCTTCAGCTAAATCCGCTGCTGATAATATAAGTTATAAATGA
- a CDS encoding AAA family ATPase, which translates to MKINKISLKNYRNHIDKTIEFKNGINILLGKNGSGKSSIFEALGIALFDVEPRDKNLKNAVNKEAKFSTITVEFVGNDDVEYIVEKKIGNQSKHMLKEKNGDTLSERKEYVLKKIAELAGINGKNSKEIFKNVISAYQNDLINIFNLSPSQRKELFNKIFDTEIYEKIYTHLLNSENKYKNLLSIYEEKINLLKEQLKEYNNVEEELEKINADILNLKKKIDELENQEKVFEQEIKKKDLEIKTLEKIKRNLEIKEAHLNNKQENKDKLKKQIADAQMAVEMLKSTENGYNEYIKAEKKLTTLNDSEKELIKKQKLRDKLQKKINDLETEKKVFKEKINNENKNLENIKNVLAQTDNKLVEFENKEKILQNEIEKILKKREQLDVENKLFKMDLDKYNEIVFNLSILDDEIKKEDYYKQHLEEKEKKLTKIESAIKEIKSKIVEEESLSKKFDELKLKLENLENSKKQLSNGICPILDEKCLNLEEKGGSNTYFDNSIKNLNNEIKEIKKKIQKLDNPKNKLEKELNDLNEVKSDIKTYNKYLSDIQDKKKGRENLLNQKSNLERKYGNLAEKEKELRNTSNEILKSITEIESNLKNIRKQILEMEKEKNDNMKNFNEIQNEIILLNNKKEKNIKKMEELKKEISDYENLDIELERLRKEKSNIENIKIKYKKDYEVYIENKNIAKNLEKYIKDYEDIEKEIEVIKKEIEKLKQKANNYPDLLLLEEKKKNLEKNLNSIKKILINLNSQYGSLKANKKNLEIKITEKREKEQKISKFEEEKNTNEEKYILTKEFRDKIKLMGKYVSSEFTDIISKIATENYRKISGKNENIIWSSEKEYLVILRDPVKGDREFSILSGGEQVSVAIAIRTALVNFLSKANIYILDEPTINLDEERRNMLAENLKNMLNEIEQAFIVTHDGTFSEMAENIIEITNSGN; encoded by the coding sequence GAACCAAGAGATAAAAACCTAAAAAATGCCGTTAATAAAGAAGCAAAATTTTCAACTATAACAGTTGAATTTGTAGGAAATGATGATGTGGAATATATAGTTGAAAAAAAAATTGGGAATCAGAGTAAACATATGTTAAAAGAAAAAAATGGAGACACATTATCTGAAAGAAAAGAATATGTTTTAAAAAAAATTGCTGAATTGGCTGGAATTAATGGAAAAAATTCAAAAGAAATTTTTAAAAATGTTATAAGTGCTTATCAAAATGATCTTATCAATATTTTTAATCTAAGTCCATCACAAAGAAAAGAATTGTTCAATAAGATTTTTGATACAGAAATATATGAAAAAATATATACACATCTTTTAAATTCAGAAAATAAATATAAAAATTTACTATCAATATATGAAGAAAAAATAAATCTATTGAAAGAACAATTAAAAGAATATAATAATGTAGAAGAAGAACTTGAGAAAATTAACGCAGATATTTTAAATTTAAAGAAAAAAATAGATGAACTTGAAAATCAAGAAAAAGTTTTTGAACAAGAAATAAAGAAAAAGGATCTCGAAATTAAAACTTTAGAAAAAATAAAACGTAATTTAGAAATAAAAGAAGCACATCTTAATAATAAACAAGAAAATAAAGATAAATTAAAAAAACAAATTGCTGATGCTCAAATGGCTGTAGAAATGCTAAAAAGTACCGAAAATGGATATAATGAATATATAAAAGCAGAAAAAAAGTTAACAACGCTAAATGATTCTGAAAAAGAACTAATAAAAAAACAAAAATTAAGAGATAAATTACAAAAGAAGATAAATGATTTAGAGACAGAAAAAAAAGTTTTTAAAGAAAAAATAAATAATGAAAATAAAAATTTGGAAAATATAAAAAATGTGTTAGCACAAACAGATAACAAACTAGTTGAATTTGAAAATAAGGAAAAAATTCTTCAGAATGAAATCGAAAAAATTTTAAAAAAAAGAGAACAACTTGATGTTGAAAACAAACTATTTAAAATGGATTTAGATAAATATAATGAAATAGTTTTTAATTTAAGTATATTAGATGATGAAATAAAGAAAGAAGATTACTATAAACAGCATTTAGAAGAAAAAGAAAAAAAATTAACTAAAATTGAAAGTGCAATAAAAGAAATAAAAAGTAAAATTGTTGAAGAAGAAAGTTTAAGCAAAAAGTTCGATGAGTTAAAGCTTAAACTTGAAAATTTAGAAAATTCAAAAAAACAATTATCAAATGGAATTTGTCCTATCTTAGATGAAAAATGTTTGAATCTTGAAGAAAAAGGTGGAAGTAATACCTATTTTGATAATTCAATAAAAAATTTAAATAATGAAATTAAAGAAATAAAAAAGAAAATACAAAAATTGGATAATCCAAAAAACAAATTAGAGAAAGAATTAAATGATTTAAATGAGGTTAAAAGCGACATTAAAACATATAATAAATATTTAAGCGATATTCAAGATAAGAAAAAGGGAAGAGAGAATCTCTTAAATCAAAAAAGTAATTTAGAAAGAAAATATGGAAATCTTGCTGAAAAAGAAAAAGAATTAAGAAATACTTCTAATGAAATACTAAAATCTATAACTGAAATTGAAAGTAATCTCAAAAATATAAGAAAGCAAATTTTAGAAATGGAAAAAGAAAAAAATGATAATATGAAAAACTTTAATGAAATACAAAATGAAATTATATTATTAAATAATAAAAAAGAAAAAAATATAAAAAAAATGGAAGAACTAAAAAAAGAAATCAGTGATTATGAAAATCTTGATATAGAGTTAGAAAGATTAAGAAAAGAAAAATCTAATATCGAGAATATAAAAATAAAATACAAAAAAGATTATGAAGTTTATATCGAAAACAAAAATATAGCAAAAAATCTTGAAAAGTATATTAAAGATTATGAAGACATAGAAAAAGAGATTGAAGTTATAAAAAAAGAGATTGAAAAATTAAAACAAAAAGCTAATAACTATCCAGATTTATTATTATTGGAAGAAAAAAAGAAAAATTTAGAAAAAAACCTAAATAGCATAAAGAAAATATTAATTAATTTAAATTCACAATATGGATCTTTAAAGGCAAATAAAAAAAATCTTGAGATTAAGATAACAGAAAAAAGAGAGAAAGAACAAAAAATATCTAAATTTGAAGAAGAAAAAAATACAAATGAAGAAAAGTATATTTTAACAAAAGAATTTAGGGATAAAATTAAATTAATGGGAAAATATGTAAGCTCAGAATTTACTGACATTATTTCAAAAATAGCTACAGAAAATTATAGAAAAATTTCAGGGAAAAATGAAAATATAATTTGGAGTTCCGAAAAAGAGTATTTGGTTATTTTAAGAGATCCCGTTAAAGGTGATCGTGAATTTTCTATTCTTTCAGGTGGAGAACAGGTTAGCGTAGCTATAGCTATACGAACAGCATTGGTGAATTTCTTGTCAAAAGCAAATATTTATATTTTAGATGAGCCAACAATTAATCTTGATGAAGAAAGACGAAATATGCTTGCTGAAAATCTTAAAAATATGTTAAATGAAATAGAACAAGCTTTCATAGTAACACATGACGGAACATTTTCTGAAATGGCTGAAAATATAATAGAAATAACAAATTCCGGCAATTAA